The proteins below are encoded in one region of Drosophila santomea strain STO CAGO 1482 chromosome 2R, Prin_Dsan_1.1, whole genome shotgun sequence:
- the LOC120445369 gene encoding ATP-dependent RNA helicase DHX8 yields MDELQKLEYLSLVSKICTELDNHLGINDKDLAEFIIDLENKNRTYDAFRKALLENGAEFPDSLVQNLQRIINLMRPSRPGGASQDKIAGDKKEDKKSQLLKMFPGLALPNDKFSKKEESDGEEKLKPEKHSETHKKPDMSDVDAAMMELEALAPGEGNTVVRPPKEVSSKDRHKRRSRDRDTKRRSRSREDRHSDRRRSRSRDKERRRRSRSRDNRRRSRSREDRDRDRERRHRRSSSRDRHERRRRSRSRSTERKDRRARSKDRSEKMPPPSAAMTDDPEAGKIYSGKVANIVPFGCFVQLFGLRKRWEGLVHISQLRAEGRVTDVTEVVTRNQTVRVKVMSITGQKVSLSMKEVDQDSGRDLNPLSHAPEDDESLRDRNPDGPFSSSTSMLNLQGNGLDGDEHESRKRVTRISSPERWEIKQMISSGVLDRSEMPDFDEETGLLPKDEDDEADIEIEIVEEEPPFLSGHGRALHDLSPVRIVKNPDGSLAQAAMMQSALSKERREQKMLQREQEMEALPTSLNKNWIDPLPEEESRNLAANMRGMGAAPAEVPEWKKHVIGGKKSSFGKKTDLTLVEQRQSLPIYKLRDDLIKAVTDNQILIVIGETGSGKTTQITQYLGECGFTARGKIGCTQPRRVAAMSVAKRVAEEYGCRLGQEVGYTIRFEDCTSPETIIKYMTDGMLLRECLMEAELKSYSVIMLDEAHERTIHTDVLFGLLKTAVQKRPELKLIVTSATLDAVKFSQYFFKAPIFTIPGRTFPVEVLYTKEPETDYLDASLITVMQIHLREPPGDILLFLTGQEEIDTACEILYERMKSLGPDVPELIILPVYSALPSEMQTRIFDPAPAGSRKVVIATNIAETSLTIDGIFYVVDPGFVKQKVYNSKTGMDSLVVTPISQAAAKQRAGRAGRTGPGKTYRLYTERAYRDEMLPTPVPEIQRTNLATTVLQLKTMGINDLLHFDFMDAPPVESLVMALEQLHSLSALDDEGLLTRLGRRMAEFPLEPNLSKMLIMSVALQCSDEILTIVSMLSVQNVFYRPKDKQALADQKKAKFNQAEGDHLTLLAVYNSWKNNKFSNAWCYENFVQIRTLKRSQDVRKQLLGIMDRHKLDVVSAGKNSVRIQKAICSGFFRNAAKKDPQEGYRTLVDSQVVYIHPSSALFNRQPEWVIYHELVQTTKEYMREVTTIDPKWLVEFAPSFFRFSDPTKLSKFKKNQRLEPLYNKYEEPNAWRISRVRRRRN; encoded by the exons ATGGACGAGCTGCAGAAGTTAGAGTACCTTTCGCTGGTCTCGAAGATCTGCACGGAACTGGACAATCACTTGGGCATCAACGACAAGGACCTGGCTGAGTTTATCATCgatttggaaaacaaaaatcgcACATACGATGCATTTCGCAAGGCTCTGCTGGAGAATGGCGCCGAATTCCCGGACTCCCTGGTCCAGAATCTGCAGCGCATCATTAATCTTATGCGCCCTAGTAGACCCGGCGGCGCTAGCCAGGATAAAATTGCCGGCGACAAGAAGGAAGACAAGAAATCGCAACTGTTGAAAATGTTCCCCGGCTTGGCTTTGCCCAATGACAAATTCAGCAAAAAGGAGGAAAGCGATGGCGAAGAGAAGTTGAAACCGGAGAAGCATTCCGAAACGCACAAAAAACCGGATATGAGCGATGTGGATGCAGCTATGATGGAGCTGGAAGCGCTGGCCCCGGGCGAGGGTAACACAGTGGTAAGACCTCCCAAGGAAGTCAGTTCCAAGGACCGTCACAAGCGCAGAAGTAGGGATCGAGACACAAAGAGACGCAGTAGATCGCGGGAGGATAGACACTCTGATCGCCGCAGAAGCAGATCGCGTGACAAGGAGCGCCGTCGACGAAGCAGATCCCGAGACAATCGCCGCAGAAGCAGATCCCGAGAGGATCGTGATCGAGACAGAGAGCGACGGCACAGGAGATCCAGCTCAAGAGATCGCCACGAACGTCGCAGACGAAGCCGATCTCGTTCCACAGAACGTAAAGATAGGAGAGCTCGCTCGAAGGATCGCAGTGAAAAAATGCCGCCACCCTCTGCCGCCATGACCGATGATCCGGAGGCGGGCAAGATCTACTCCGGAAAGGTTGCTAATATCGTACCCTTTGGCTGTTTCGTACAGCTGTTTGGACTGCGGAAACGCTGGGAAGGCTTAGTACACATCTCACAACTGAGAGCAGAAGGTCGCGTGACAGATGTAACGGAGGTAGTCACTCGGAATCAGACTGTTAGAGTGAAAGTGATGTCAATAACTGGCCAAAAAGTTTCGTTGTCAATGAAAGAGGTGGACCAGGACTCTGGAAGGGATCTTAATCCACTGTCACATGCGCCAGAAGACGACGAGTCTCTAAGGGATCGAAATCCAGATGGACCCTTTAGCAGCAGCACATCGATGTTGAATCTGCAAGGCAATGGGTTGGATGGTGACGAGCACGAGTCCAGGAAACGTGTGACTAGGATCTCCAGTCCCGAGCGCTGGGAAATCAAGCAGATGATTAGTTCCGGTGTGTTGGACAGAAGTGAGATGCCCGATTTCGACGAGGAAACTGGCCTATTGCCTAAAGATGAAGACGACGAAGCCGATATCGAAATTGAGATTGTGGAAGAGGAGCCACCCTTCCTCTCCGGTCACGGAAGAGCCCTGCATGATCTGTCTCCAGTGCGAATTGTAAAAAATCCCGATGGCTCCCTAGCTCAAGCTGCCATGATGCAATCGGCTTTGTCTAAGGAGCGTCGTGAGCAAAAGATGCTGCAGCGCGAACAAGAGATGGAAGCTCTGCCAACAAGCCTCAATAAGAATTGGATAGACCCACTGCCGGAGGAAGAGAGCCGCAACCTAGCGGCTAACATGCGAGGAATGGGTGCTGCTCCCGCTGAAGTTCCAGAATGGAAGAAGCATGTTATTGGCGGCAAAAAGTCCTCATTCGGTAAGAAGACTGATCTGACGCTGGTGGAGCAGCGCCAGTCGTTGCCCATATACAAATTGCGAGATGATCTGATCAAGGCGGTCACGGACAACCAGATCCTTATTGTGATTGGAGAAACTGGTTCAGGAAAAACCACACAGATCACCCAGTATTTGGGCGAATGTGGATTCACTGCTAGAGGAAAAATTGGCTGCACCCAACCCAGAAGAGTGGCTGCCATGTCGGTGGCCAAGCGTGTGGCGGAGGAGTACGGTTGCAGGTTAGGCCAGGAAGTAGGCTACACCATTCGTTTCGAGGATTGCACCAGTCCAGAAACCATAATTAAGTACATGACGGATGGTATGTTGCTCCGTGAGTGCCTCATGGAGGCGGAGTTGAAAAGCTATTCGGTCATTATGTTGGATGAAGCTCACGAACGTACGATTCATACGGATGTGCTATTCGGCCTGCTCAAGACAGCCGTGCAAAAGCGACCAGAACTGAAGCTAATTGTCACATCAGCCACCTTGGACGCGGTGAAGTTCTCGCAGTATTTCTTCAAGGCGCCAATCTTCACAATTCCCGGAAGAACCTTTCCCGTGGAGGTTTTATATACTAAGGAACCAGAGACGGATTATTTGGATGCCTCTCTGATTACAGTGATGCAAATCCATTTGCGAGAACCTCCTGGTGACATTCTGCTCTTCCTTACGGGTCAGGAAGAAATCGACACGGCTTGCGAAATTCTGTATGAGCGTATGAAGAGTTTGGGACCGGATGTCCCCGAGCTGATTATTCTGCCGGTGTATTCAGCATTGCCATCCGAAATGCAGACGCGAATATTCGATCCTGCGCCCGCTGGAAGCCGAAAGGTTGTTATAGCCACCAATATTGCTGAAACTTCCCTGACAATCGACGGCATTTTCTATGTGGTAGATCCTGGTTTCGTGAAACAGAAGGTGTACAACTCAAAAACGGGCATGGACTCGCTGGTGGTCACTCCCATTTCACAAGCAGCTGCAAAGCAAAGAGCAGGAAGAGCCGGGCGTACAGGTCCAGGCAAAACCTACCGTCTTTATACGGAACGTGCGTATCGAGATGAAATGCTGCCCACACCGGTGCCGGAAATCCAGCGCACCAATCTGGCCACAACAGTGCTGCAGCTGAAGACAATGGGGATAAACGATCTGTTGCACTTTGATTTCATGGACGCCCCGCCTGTGGAATCGCTGGTAATGGCGCTCGAGCAACTACATTCCCTCTCAGCATTGGATGACGAAGGCCTGCTTACTCGACTGGGCAGACGGATGGCCGAGTTCCCCCTCGAGCCGAATCTCTCCAAGATGCTTATCATGTCCGTCGCTCTGCAGTGCTCCGATGAGATTTTGACCATTGTATCGATGCTCAGTGTGCAGAACGTTTTCTACAGGCCAAAGGACAAGCAGGCACTGGCGGATCAGAAAAAGGCCAAATTCAATCAGGCGGAAG GTGACCATCTGACGCTGCTGGCGGTTTACAACAGTTGGAAGAACAACAAATTCTCAAATGCCTGGTGCTACGAAAATTTCGTACAGATCCGAACTCTGAAACGCAGCCAGGATGTGAGGAAGCAGCTGCTGGGAATCATGGACAGGCATAAATTGGATGTGGTATCCGCTGGGAAAAACTCTGTGCGAATTCAGAAGGCAATCTGCTCCGGATTTTTCCGCAATGCAGCGAAAAAGGATCCGCAGGAGGGATATCGTACCCTCGTCGATTCACAGGTGGTTTATATCCATCCGTCGAGTGCTCTCTTTAATCGCCAGCCGGAGTGGGTCATCTATCACGAGCTGGTGCAGACCACCAAGGAGTATATGCGTGAGGTTACCACGAT